One genomic window of Haloferax mediterranei ATCC 33500 includes the following:
- the mvaD gene encoding phosphomevalonate decarboxylase MvaD, protein MKATAKAHPIQGLVKYHGMRDPEIRLPYHDSISVCTAPSHTKTTVEFLPDADEDVYVIGGEEVEGRGAERIRDVVEHVRDLADFDHRVRLESENSFPSNIGFGSSSSGFAAAAMALAEAADLDLTRPEISTIARRGSSSAARAVTGAFSHLYSGMNDTDCRSERIETDLEDDLRIVAAHVPAYKETEQAHAEAADSHMFQARMAHMHKQIDDMRDALYEADFDAAFELAEHDSLSLAATTMTGPAGWVYWQPRTIAVFNAIRELRAEEDIPAYFSTDTGASVYINTTTEYVDRVEKVVADCNVETDVWEVGGPAEILDESDALF, encoded by the coding sequence ATGAAGGCGACCGCCAAGGCCCACCCAATCCAGGGCCTCGTGAAGTACCACGGGATGCGAGACCCTGAGATTCGACTGCCGTATCACGACAGCATCAGCGTCTGTACGGCACCGAGCCACACGAAGACGACTGTCGAATTCCTCCCCGACGCCGACGAGGACGTGTACGTCATCGGCGGTGAGGAGGTCGAAGGCCGCGGCGCAGAGCGTATCCGCGACGTGGTCGAACACGTTCGCGACCTCGCCGACTTCGACCACCGCGTCCGCCTCGAAAGTGAGAACTCCTTCCCGTCGAACATCGGATTCGGTTCGTCGTCGTCCGGGTTCGCCGCCGCGGCGATGGCACTCGCCGAGGCTGCCGACCTCGACCTGACGCGTCCGGAGATTTCGACCATCGCCCGCCGTGGGTCGTCCTCAGCCGCCCGCGCGGTTACGGGTGCCTTCTCGCACCTCTATTCGGGCATGAACGACACCGACTGCCGCTCCGAGCGCATCGAGACCGACCTCGAAGACGACCTTCGAATCGTCGCCGCGCACGTGCCCGCGTACAAGGAAACCGAGCAGGCCCACGCTGAGGCCGCCGACAGCCACATGTTCCAGGCCCGGATGGCCCACATGCATAAGCAAATCGACGACATGCGCGACGCGCTCTACGAGGCCGACTTCGACGCCGCCTTCGAACTCGCCGAGCACGACTCGCTTTCGCTCGCCGCGACGACGATGACCGGACCCGCCGGGTGGGTCTATTGGCAACCGCGCACCATCGCCGTGTTCAACGCCATCCGCGAACTCCGCGCGGAAGAAGACATCCCGGCCTACTTCTCGACTGACACGGGAGCCAGCGTCTACATCAACACGACAACTGAGTACGTCGACCGTGTCGAGAAAGTCGTCGCCGACTGCAACGTCGAGACCGACGTGTGGGAAGTCGGCGGTCCCGCCGAAATTCTCGACGAGTCGGACGCGCTGTTCTAA
- a CDS encoding NAD(P)/FAD-dependent oxidoreductase: MRVLVLGAGYAGLTLARELERRLPADADLTVVNDSPYHLVQHEVHRVVRHPSVADAIQVPLDEALQRAEIIVDRVEHVDHDARAVALAGGETLDYDYCAVCLGAETAYYDIPGLESHSVPLKRLDHAKDIRARFFDDCDEGGTIVVGGAGLSGVQVAGELAALRDEEDARTDIVLIEQMDTVAPTFPENFQRAVRDELLDRGVDVRTETAVQSVTETTVTTDTGYLDYDMLVWTGGITGNGAMAGERPPVRADLRLDKQTFVVGDAARIVDADGEPVPASASAALREAKVAAKNIAALVDYDDCGDENDFPPRPEPYRFEVPGWIVSVGDGTVAQVGPSIFRGSAAKAMKTTVGAGHLTSVGAVSQAVDLVEEELNP; this comes from the coding sequence ATGCGTGTCCTGGTTCTCGGTGCCGGGTACGCGGGCCTCACGCTCGCTCGCGAACTCGAACGCCGACTCCCCGCCGACGCCGACCTGACCGTGGTGAACGACTCGCCGTATCACCTCGTCCAGCACGAAGTCCACCGCGTAGTTCGGCACCCCTCCGTCGCCGACGCGATTCAGGTCCCGCTGGACGAAGCACTTCAGCGCGCCGAAATCATCGTCGACCGCGTGGAGCATGTCGACCACGACGCTCGCGCCGTCGCCCTCGCTGGCGGTGAGACGCTCGACTACGACTACTGCGCCGTCTGTCTCGGCGCGGAGACCGCCTACTACGACATCCCCGGCCTCGAATCTCACTCGGTCCCGCTCAAGCGACTCGACCACGCCAAGGACATCCGCGCCCGCTTTTTCGACGACTGCGACGAGGGCGGCACCATCGTCGTCGGTGGGGCCGGTCTCTCGGGCGTCCAAGTTGCGGGCGAACTCGCTGCCCTTCGAGACGAGGAAGACGCCCGCACCGATATCGTTCTCATCGAACAGATGGATACCGTCGCGCCGACGTTCCCCGAGAACTTCCAGCGAGCAGTTCGTGATGAACTGCTCGATAGGGGCGTCGACGTTCGGACCGAGACGGCGGTCCAATCGGTCACCGAGACGACCGTCACAACCGACACCGGGTACCTCGACTACGACATGCTCGTCTGGACCGGTGGCATCACCGGCAACGGTGCGATGGCTGGTGAGCGGCCCCCCGTCAGAGCGGACCTCCGACTGGACAAGCAAACTTTCGTCGTCGGTGACGCCGCCCGTATTGTGGACGCCGACGGCGAACCCGTTCCGGCAAGCGCATCTGCGGCCCTCCGCGAGGCGAAAGTCGCCGCGAAGAACATCGCCGCACTGGTCGACTACGATGACTGCGGCGACGAGAACGACTTCCCTCCGCGACCCGAGCCGTACCGGTTCGAAGTCCCCGGTTGGATTGTCTCCGTCGGTGACGGCACAGTGGCGCAGGTCGGCCCGAGTATCTTCCGTGGCAGCGCCGCGAAGGCGATGAAAACGACAGTCGGAGCGGGACATCTCACTTCGGTAGGGGCCGTATCGCAGGCGGTCGACCTCGTCGAAGAGGAGTTGAACCCCTGA